A section of the Caldilineales bacterium genome encodes:
- a CDS encoding UDP-N-acetylmuramoyl-L-alanyl-D-glutamate--2,6-diaminopimelate ligase, with the protein MGISILSLSSLAAALGLPAHQPDLAITQITSDSRQVRPGAIFVAYRGVNSDGHRFIPQAIAAGAAAVVGEQDLSLGAPYLRVENGRRALGLLCAAWEGFPSRRLGVIGVTGTDGKTTTSNLIHSILTAAGVEAGLLTTVNARIGDQTLDTGLHTTTPDAPDLHRYLRLMADAGSRWAVLETTSHGLSQWRVAGVDYDIAVVTNVTHEHMDEHGDYDGYLAAKARLVEMMAATSPKPGLPRGAVLNADDRSFAPLSAYPAPLRLSYGIQAGEVRATEIQQSPSGMGLIVRWGERRAVVVQTPLVGLFNVYNILAAVSTAFLLELDDAAIAAGVRALAGIPGRMERIDRGQDFTAIVDFAHTPFALAAALTTARELTAGRVIAVFGSAGLRDVAKRRMMGEVAGRLADLTVVTAEDPRTEDLEAIIAASLRACEEAGGRAMGEPDRYRAIQLALRQARAGDLVIVCGKGHEQSMCFGTTEHPWDDRVALRHALDVHLNQASDPPPLVLPTYRA; encoded by the coding sequence ATGGGCATCTCGATTCTATCCCTCTCCTCTCTCGCCGCTGCCCTCGGCCTGCCCGCCCACCAACCCGATCTCGCCATCACCCAGATCACCTCCGACTCGCGGCAGGTGCGGCCGGGCGCCATCTTCGTCGCCTATCGCGGGGTGAACAGCGACGGCCACCGCTTCATCCCGCAGGCCATCGCCGCCGGGGCCGCGGCGGTGGTGGGGGAACAAGACCTCAGCCTGGGAGCGCCCTACCTACGGGTCGAGAACGGCCGCCGGGCCTTGGGCCTGCTCTGCGCCGCCTGGGAGGGCTTCCCCAGCCGCCGCCTGGGCGTGATCGGCGTCACCGGCACCGACGGCAAGACCACCACCAGCAATCTCATCCACAGCATCCTGACCGCCGCCGGGGTCGAAGCCGGATTATTGACCACGGTCAATGCCCGCATCGGCGACCAGACCCTGGACACCGGGCTGCATACCACCACGCCCGACGCCCCCGATCTCCATCGCTATCTCCGACTGATGGCCGACGCCGGCAGCCGTTGGGCCGTGCTCGAAACCACCTCGCACGGTCTCAGCCAATGGCGAGTGGCCGGGGTGGACTACGACATCGCCGTCGTCACCAATGTGACCCACGAGCACATGGACGAGCACGGCGACTACGACGGCTATCTGGCGGCCAAAGCTCGCCTGGTCGAGATGATGGCCGCCACCAGCCCCAAGCCCGGCCTCCCCCGCGGGGCAGTGCTCAACGCCGATGACCGTTCGTTCGCGCCCCTGTCCGCCTATCCGGCGCCGCTGCGGCTGAGCTATGGCATCCAGGCCGGTGAGGTGCGGGCCACAGAAATCCAGCAGTCTCCATCCGGGATGGGCCTGATCGTGCGCTGGGGCGAGCGCCGGGCGGTGGTGGTGCAGACACCGCTGGTGGGTCTGTTCAATGTTTACAACATCCTCGCTGCCGTCTCGACTGCCTTCCTGCTCGAGTTGGACGACGCCGCCATCGCCGCCGGTGTGCGGGCGCTGGCCGGCATCCCCGGACGCATGGAGCGAATCGACCGCGGTCAGGATTTCACCGCCATCGTCGATTTTGCCCACACGCCCTTCGCCCTGGCTGCGGCGCTGACCACCGCCCGCGAACTGACGGCAGGGCGGGTGATCGCCGTCTTTGGCTCGGCCGGGCTGCGCGACGTGGCCAAGCGCCGGATGATGGGCGAGGTGGCCGGCCGGCTGGCCGATCTGACCGTGGTCACTGCCGAAGACCCGCGCACCGAAGACCTGGAGGCCATCATCGCCGCCAGCCTGCGGGCCTGTGAGGAAGCCGGGGGCCGGGCCATGGGCGAACCCGACCGCTATCGCGCCATCCAACTGGCCTTGCGCCAGGCCCGCGCCGGCGACCTGGTCATCGTTTGCGGCAAAGGCCACGAGCAGTCGATGTGTTTCGGGACGACCGAGCACCCCTGGGATGACCGCGTCGCCCTGCGTCACGCCCTGGATGTGCATCTGAACCAGGCCAGCGACCCGCCGCCGTTGGTTTTGCCCACCTATCGCGCCTGA
- a CDS encoding NADH-quinone oxidoreductase subunit N, translating into MNTLDTLRLLLPDLILALTGFLVMAVDLIRRRRDDGRSAAIVALVGLAAALAATVYLILSAPATVVATTMVIDPYALFFKAIAIIGVGLVIFASINFMAGRSRYLGEFYALLVFAALAISVAVSATNFLLIYLGIEFLSITSYILAGFLRHDMRSQEAAMKYFLYGATSGAILLYGISLLYGATGSTDLAAVGQLFGASSANLYLGLAAIILLLGGFGFKASLVPFHQWAPDTYDGAPTPVTTFLSTASKAAGFAVAGRVFLAALPDWSGQWMLILAALSMMSMTLGNLVALKQTSVKRMLAYSSIAQAGYILMGLAASGGPRPFDGVSGLLIYLFAYLFTNVGAFVTVMAVEKQTGSTDYAAFGGLIRRAPGLALLMTLFLLSLAGIPPTGGFLGKFLVFGAAVRREMLALAAVGAINAVIAAFYYLNVVRYMFFVEAPEAATFKTSGGLRLTLVVSAIMVLLIGILAQPILTWAANSVTMAIASGF; encoded by the coding sequence TTGAACACACTCGACACCCTGCGCCTGCTCTTGCCCGACCTGATCCTGGCCCTGACGGGCTTTCTGGTGATGGCAGTGGACCTCATCCGCCGCCGTCGCGATGATGGTCGCAGCGCCGCCATCGTCGCCCTGGTCGGTCTGGCCGCGGCGTTGGCAGCCACAGTCTATCTGATTCTCTCTGCCCCGGCCACCGTGGTGGCAACGACGATGGTGATCGACCCTTACGCCTTGTTCTTCAAGGCGATCGCCATCATCGGCGTGGGCCTGGTCATCTTCGCCTCGATCAACTTCATGGCCGGGCGCAGCCGCTACCTGGGCGAGTTCTACGCCCTGTTGGTGTTTGCTGCTCTGGCCATCAGCGTCGCGGTCAGCGCCACCAATTTCCTGCTCATCTACCTGGGCATCGAGTTCCTCTCGATCACGTCCTACATCCTGGCCGGCTTCTTGCGCCACGACATGCGCTCGCAAGAGGCGGCCATGAAGTACTTCCTCTACGGCGCCACCTCGGGTGCGATCTTGCTCTATGGCATCTCGCTGCTCTATGGCGCCACCGGCAGCACCGACCTGGCCGCAGTCGGGCAACTGTTCGGGGCCAGTTCTGCCAATCTGTACCTGGGTCTGGCCGCCATCATCCTGCTGTTGGGCGGCTTCGGCTTCAAGGCCAGCCTCGTCCCCTTCCATCAGTGGGCGCCCGACACCTACGACGGCGCCCCCACCCCGGTCACGACCTTCCTCTCCACCGCCTCCAAAGCCGCCGGTTTCGCTGTGGCCGGCCGCGTCTTCTTGGCCGCCCTGCCCGACTGGAGCGGCCAATGGATGCTGATCCTGGCCGCCCTCTCGATGATGAGCATGACCCTCGGCAACCTGGTGGCCCTGAAGCAGACGAGCGTCAAACGCATGTTGGCCTACTCGTCCATCGCCCAGGCCGGCTACATCCTCATGGGTCTGGCCGCCAGCGGCGGCCCCAGGCCGTTCGATGGGGTCAGCGGGCTGTTGATCTACCTCTTCGCCTATCTCTTTACCAATGTCGGCGCCTTCGTGACGGTGATGGCGGTGGAGAAGCAGACCGGCTCCACCGACTATGCCGCCTTCGGCGGGCTGATCCGTCGGGCGCCGGGGCTGGCCCTGCTGATGACGCTGTTCCTGCTTTCGCTGGCCGGCATCCCGCCCACCGGCGGCTTCCTGGGCAAGTTCCTGGTCTTCGGCGCCGCCGTCCGCCGGGAGATGCTGGCGTTGGCCGCGGTCGGCGCCATCAACGCCGTCATTGCCGCCTTCTACTATTTGAACGTCGTCCGCTACATGTTCTTCGTCGAGGCCCCCGAAGCGGCGACCTTCAAGACCAGCGGCGGCCTGCGCCTGACGCTGGTGGTCAGCGCCATCATGGTGCTGCTGATCGGCATCCTCGCCCAGCCCATCCTCACCTGGGCGGCGAATTCGGTGACGATGGCGATCGCATCCGGGTTCTGA
- a CDS encoding NADH-quinone oxidoreductase subunit M: MNFLNNWVLTLIAFLPLIGSIIVMLMPGGSTNLIKRFAILWSLIPLVLSVWLAFDYWSGHVTSTSAPMAYEVKAAWIPALGVNYHVGVDGFSVPLIFLTALLTTLGLYYSARTITRRVKEFFALFLFLATGMFGVFISLDLVLFYVFWEIGLVPMYFMIGIWGQEKDRPQYAAIKFFLYTLAGSVFMLLAIIGVYLSTGTFDILEAAQKGVWAGVPLYASLSFWAFFVAFAIKVPSFPFHTWLPDAHTAAPTAGSVILAGVLLKLGAYGMLRILLPLFPGPAADYGFIIALLGVIGIVYGAFVSLAQTDLKRLIAYSSVSHMGYVMLGIGAAAWALNQPKSDALIDSAAMALNGASLQMFMHGIITGALFFLVGVIYERAHTRDLDKFGGLSAVTPVFYATMMFAGFASLGLPGLAGFWAEFFTFRGAFAIVPVLALIGVIGIVITAAYILYRIIQSIFLGKYDAHKLHHWTEVAGQETEGPTDMARFEKVTLWPLVALMILLGIFPTLVLIYFNGASVTLLNSLF, encoded by the coding sequence ATGAATTTTCTCAACAACTGGGTGCTGACACTCATCGCCTTCCTGCCTTTGATCGGCAGCATCATCGTCATGCTGATGCCAGGCGGGAGCACGAACCTGATCAAACGCTTCGCCATCCTCTGGAGCTTGATCCCGTTGGTGTTGTCCGTCTGGTTGGCCTTCGACTACTGGTCGGGCCATGTGACATCCACTTCGGCGCCGATGGCCTACGAGGTCAAGGCGGCCTGGATCCCGGCCCTGGGTGTGAACTATCACGTTGGCGTCGATGGCTTCAGCGTACCGCTCATCTTCCTGACGGCGCTGCTGACGACTCTGGGCCTCTACTACTCGGCCCGCACCATCACCCGCCGGGTCAAGGAGTTCTTCGCCCTCTTCCTCTTCCTGGCTACCGGCATGTTCGGCGTCTTCATCTCGCTGGACCTGGTGCTGTTCTACGTGTTCTGGGAGATCGGCCTGGTGCCCATGTATTTCATGATCGGCATCTGGGGCCAGGAAAAAGATCGGCCGCAGTACGCCGCCATCAAGTTCTTCCTCTACACTCTGGCCGGGTCGGTCTTCATGCTGTTGGCCATCATCGGCGTTTACCTCAGCACAGGCACCTTCGACATCCTGGAGGCGGCCCAGAAAGGCGTGTGGGCCGGCGTGCCGCTCTATGCCTCGCTCTCGTTCTGGGCCTTTTTCGTCGCCTTCGCCATCAAGGTGCCCAGCTTCCCCTTCCACACCTGGCTGCCCGACGCCCACACCGCCGCCCCCACGGCCGGCTCGGTCATCCTGGCCGGCGTCCTGCTCAAGCTCGGCGCCTACGGTATGCTACGCATCCTGCTGCCGCTCTTCCCCGGCCCCGCCGCTGATTACGGCTTCATCATCGCCCTCCTCGGCGTCATCGGCATCGTCTACGGCGCCTTTGTTTCGCTGGCCCAAACCGACCTCAAGCGGCTGATCGCCTACTCATCGGTCAGCCATATGGGCTACGTGATGCTCGGCATCGGCGCCGCCGCCTGGGCCTTGAACCAGCCCAAGAGCGATGCCCTGATCGACAGCGCCGCCATGGCCCTGAACGGCGCCAGCCTGCAAATGTTCATGCACGGCATCATCACCGGCGCCTTGTTTTTCCTTGTCGGTGTGATCTACGAACGGGCGCACACCCGCGACCTGGACAAATTCGGCGGTCTCAGCGCCGTGACGCCGGTCTTCTACGCCACGATGATGTTCGCCGGTTTCGCCTCGTTGGGCTTGCCCGGTCTGGCCGGCTTCTGGGCCGAGTTCTTCACCTTCCGCGGCGCCTTCGCCATCGTGCCCGTCCTCGCCCTCATCGGCGTCATCGGCATCGTCATCACCGCCGCCTACATCCTCTACCGCATCATCCAGAGCATCTTCCTGGGTAAGTACGACGCCCATAAACTCCATCACTGGACGGAGGTGGCCGGCCAGGAAACCGAGGGGCCGACCGACATGGCCCGTTTCGAGAAAGTGACCCTCTGGCCGCTGGTGGCGCTGATGATCCTCCTCGGCATCTTCCCCACCCTCGTCCTCATCTACTTCAACGGCGCATCCGTCACCCTACTCAACAGCCTCTTCTAA
- a CDS encoding NADH-quinone oxidoreductase subunit L, translating to MAETFLNLTWLIPIPPLLAFFAIILFANPRKRLSSTIAIGAVVISWVLSWLVAFAFFSDWRHRVEEPFQMSLSWLSIPTGATTFRMGVAVDAVTAVMLFMVGFVLTMIFIYSSGYMTFPGYQNAALNKDGLDPRYSRFFAYISLFATGMLGLVVADNLLMLFIFWEIMGLCSYLLIGFWFDKKYRDPNQITPRQAGLKAFLTTRIGDVLLMIGLIFLFILTRELNFQAIFQPDVLERLAEAHLSAPILGTFSAAVVISIFIFWGAIGKSAQFPLHVWLPDAMEGPTPVSALIHAATMVSAGVYLIVRMLPIFWAAHHGQNGALLFVAFIGAFTALFAATIALAQNDIKKVLAYSTISQLGYMFAALGIGAWVAAVFHLIMHAFFKALLFLGSGSVIHGVEHGHHHAHAHAEHGDAHGSHEEHGHEDEAHGEDFDAQDMRNMGGLLKRMPATGWTFIIGAAALSGFPFLTAGFWSKDEILSDAWYNGHSAVFWVLAISALLTAFYTFRQVFMTFFGQPRTEAAAHASENVRSMTTPLILLAVFAIAAGWIGIPRWFPVVGEMLGNPFGTMMEEQALAYDLHAEALPFRAVPIVVSIIVSLGGIFLAWLVYGRKPLRAGQQDPLERWLGPLHPVLRKKYFFDELYGSLPGVRPAIIVGFAMWLTRLARAFDQAVIDGIVNAVGRFGRWFSRSLRQSFDELFVDGAVNGVGFVAQVAGSVLRLVQTGQAQFYLLVLLVAVLMLLALAQLAIR from the coding sequence ATGGCCGAGACTTTCCTCAATCTCACCTGGCTCATCCCCATCCCGCCCCTGCTGGCCTTTTTTGCCATCATCTTGTTTGCCAACCCGCGCAAACGGCTCAGCTCGACGATTGCTATCGGGGCGGTGGTAATCTCGTGGGTCTTGTCCTGGCTGGTGGCCTTTGCCTTCTTCTCTGACTGGCGCCATCGGGTCGAAGAACCATTCCAGATGTCCTTGAGCTGGCTGAGCATCCCCACCGGCGCGACCACGTTCAGAATGGGTGTGGCCGTCGATGCCGTGACAGCTGTGATGTTGTTCATGGTTGGCTTCGTCCTGACCATGATCTTCATCTACAGCTCCGGCTACATGACCTTCCCCGGCTACCAGAATGCGGCCCTGAACAAGGATGGCCTCGACCCGCGCTACAGCCGTTTCTTCGCTTATATCTCGCTCTTCGCCACGGGGATGCTGGGGTTGGTGGTGGCCGACAACCTGCTCATGCTTTTCATCTTCTGGGAGATCATGGGCCTGTGCTCCTATCTGCTTATCGGGTTCTGGTTCGACAAGAAATATCGCGACCCCAACCAGATCACCCCCAGGCAGGCCGGTCTCAAGGCCTTCCTCACCACCCGCATCGGCGATGTGCTGCTGATGATCGGCCTGATCTTCCTCTTCATCCTCACCCGCGAGCTGAACTTCCAGGCCATCTTCCAGCCTGATGTGCTGGAACGCCTGGCCGAGGCGCATTTGTCGGCGCCGATCCTGGGGACATTTTCGGCGGCGGTGGTGATCTCCATCTTCATCTTCTGGGGCGCCATCGGCAAGTCGGCCCAATTCCCGTTGCACGTGTGGTTGCCGGATGCCATGGAAGGCCCCACCCCGGTCAGCGCCCTCATCCATGCCGCCACCATGGTCTCGGCCGGCGTCTACCTGATCGTGCGCATGTTGCCGATCTTCTGGGCCGCCCATCATGGCCAGAACGGCGCCCTGCTCTTCGTCGCCTTCATCGGCGCCTTCACCGCCCTCTTTGCCGCCACCATCGCCCTGGCCCAGAACGACATCAAGAAAGTCCTGGCCTATTCCACCATTTCGCAGCTCGGCTACATGTTCGCCGCCCTGGGCATCGGCGCCTGGGTGGCGGCGGTTTTCCATCTGATCATGCACGCCTTCTTCAAGGCGCTCTTGTTCCTCGGCTCCGGCTCCGTCATCCACGGCGTCGAGCACGGCCATCATCATGCCCACGCCCATGCCGAACACGGCGACGCACACGGCAGTCACGAGGAACACGGCCACGAAGACGAGGCGCATGGCGAGGACTTCGACGCCCAGGATATGCGCAATATGGGCGGCCTGCTCAAACGCATGCCCGCCACCGGCTGGACGTTCATCATCGGCGCCGCTGCGCTTTCGGGCTTCCCCTTCCTCACCGCCGGCTTCTGGTCGAAGGACGAGATCCTCTCCGATGCCTGGTATAACGGGCACAGTGCCGTCTTCTGGGTGCTGGCCATCTCGGCCCTGCTCACGGCCTTCTACACCTTCCGCCAGGTGTTCATGACCTTCTTCGGCCAGCCTCGCACCGAGGCCGCCGCCCATGCCTCCGAGAACGTCAGATCGATGACGACGCCGCTCATTCTGTTGGCGGTCTTTGCCATCGCCGCCGGTTGGATTGGCATTCCCCGTTGGTTCCCGGTGGTAGGCGAGATGTTAGGCAATCCCTTCGGCACGATGATGGAAGAACAGGCGCTGGCCTACGACCTCCATGCCGAGGCCCTGCCCTTCCGGGCGGTCCCTATCGTCGTCTCGATCATCGTCTCGTTGGGCGGCATCTTCCTGGCCTGGCTGGTATATGGTCGCAAGCCGCTGCGGGCCGGGCAACAGGACCCGCTCGAGCGTTGGCTGGGGCCGCTCCACCCGGTGCTGCGCAAAAAGTACTTCTTCGATGAGTTGTACGGCAGCCTGCCCGGCGTGCGCCCTGCCATCATCGTCGGCTTTGCCATGTGGCTGACGCGGCTGGCGCGAGCCTTCGATCAGGCCGTCATCGATGGCATCGTCAATGCCGTCGGGCGCTTTGGCCGCTGGTTCTCGCGCTCGTTGCGGCAGTCCTTCGACGAGCTGTTTGTCGATGGCGCCGTCAACGGCGTCGGCTTCGTCGCCCAGGTGGCCGGCTCGGTGCTGCGCCTGGTGCAGACCGGTCAGGCGCAGTTCTACTTGCTCGTGCTTCTGGTTGCCGTGCTGATGCTGTTGGCGTTGGCGCAACTGGCAATTCGATGA
- the nuoK gene encoding NADH-quinone oxidoreductase subunit NuoK, giving the protein MRVACCVKTRRQRLTEHVSRNTEHVSRFTKHISSTSTSGLFSEGERFTVVIPLSWYLILAAALFCVGFFGVLSRRNAVAALMGVELMLNAVNINLLAFWRYVRPGDPTGQIFAIFVLAVAAAEAAVGLALIISIYRTRSTINVDQIDMLKG; this is encoded by the coding sequence ATGCGTGTTGCGTGTTGCGTAAAGACCCGTCGCCAGCGCCTCACGGAACACGTTTCACGGAACACGGAACACGTTTCACGCTTCACGAAACACATTTCTTCCACAAGCACCTCAGGTCTTTTTAGCGAAGGAGAAAGATTCACCGTGGTCATCCCGCTGTCATGGTATCTGATTTTGGCGGCAGCCTTGTTTTGCGTCGGTTTCTTTGGCGTCTTGTCGCGGCGCAACGCCGTCGCCGCCCTGATGGGCGTCGAGTTGATGCTCAATGCCGTCAATATCAACCTGCTGGCCTTCTGGCGCTATGTGCGCCCTGGCGATCCGACGGGCCAGATTTTCGCCATCTTCGTTCTCGCCGTCGCCGCCGCCGAAGCGGCCGTCGGCCTGGCCCTGATCATCTCGATCTACCGCACCCGCAGCACGATCAATGTCGATCAGATCGATATGTTGAAAGGATAG
- a CDS encoding NADH-quinone oxidoreductase subunit J — translation MPVIFILLSLFTLAMAVGTVTARNIFHAALFLVGAFFGVATLYVTLEAEFLAIAQVVIYIGAISTLIIFAIMLSRSMMGREGGAYNRQWLFAGLGALLLFVLLGWLGYTAQFSIDRQPVPTDAITQIGLGFVGPYVIPFEVASILLVVALVGAVMLARERHRS, via the coding sequence ATGCCCGTCATTTTCATCCTGCTCTCGTTGTTCACCCTGGCCATGGCTGTGGGCACGGTGACGGCGCGCAACATCTTCCACGCCGCCTTGTTTCTGGTGGGCGCCTTTTTCGGCGTCGCCACCCTCTATGTCACGCTCGAAGCCGAGTTCCTGGCTATCGCCCAGGTCGTCATCTACATCGGCGCCATCTCTACTCTCATCATCTTTGCCATCATGCTCAGCCGCAGCATGATGGGCCGCGAGGGCGGAGCTTACAACCGGCAGTGGCTTTTCGCCGGATTGGGCGCGTTGCTGTTGTTCGTTTTGCTGGGCTGGTTGGGCTACACCGCCCAGTTCAGCATCGACCGGCAGCCCGTTCCGACCGACGCTATCACCCAGATTGGCCTTGGCTTCGTCGGCCCCTATGTCATTCCGTTCGAGGTGGCTTCGATCCTGCTCGTCGTCGCCCTGGTAGGGGCGGTGATGCTGGCCCGTGAGCGGCATCGATCGTGA
- the nuoH gene encoding NADH-quinone oxidoreductase subunit NuoH — protein sequence MDLSQLDLKNIGVWFQNLLVNLGVPENLVNPINWVVGSVLLLVIALTMVLGLIWLERKFAARIQDRLGPNRAGPWGLLQTAADAMKLLTKEDITPLQADRIAYNLAPALSVFHVLMALAVIPFANGVIGADVNVGVLYIMAFGSLGSMAALMAGWASNNKYAMIGGFRVVAQLLSYEIPLVFAMLLPVLVAGTMRMNGLAEAQGQFLGLGWFVWVMPCAFFIFLTASLAEGERAPFDLLEAESEIVAGFNIEYSGMKFAWFYLAFFLNSWVLSAIATTIFLGGWQGPFVDQVPALGVIYFFAKTLVVFWILAWIRATFPRLRIDQMMGFCWKFLVPLALVLFLGTAIILKLELGQPFEGVVLLVWNLVLLIGGFWLLGRAQRQQVYASKRAFTPELPRI from the coding sequence ATGGACTTATCGCAACTTGATCTAAAAAACATCGGCGTCTGGTTCCAGAACTTGCTCGTCAATCTGGGCGTGCCCGAAAACCTGGTCAACCCCATCAATTGGGTGGTGGGTTCGGTGTTGCTCCTGGTCATCGCCCTCACCATGGTGCTTGGTCTGATCTGGCTGGAGCGGAAGTTTGCCGCCCGCATCCAGGATCGGCTGGGGCCGAACCGGGCCGGGCCGTGGGGTCTGTTGCAGACGGCGGCTGATGCCATGAAGTTGTTGACCAAAGAAGACATCACCCCCTTGCAGGCCGACCGCATCGCCTACAACTTGGCGCCGGCCCTGTCGGTGTTCCATGTCCTCATGGCTCTGGCCGTCATTCCTTTTGCCAATGGCGTCATCGGCGCCGATGTCAACGTCGGTGTGCTCTACATCATGGCTTTTGGTTCGCTTGGTTCGATGGCGGCGCTGATGGCGGGGTGGGCGTCCAACAACAAGTACGCCATGATCGGCGGTTTTCGGGTGGTGGCGCAACTCCTTAGCTACGAGATTCCGCTTGTCTTTGCCATGCTTTTACCGGTGCTGGTGGCGGGGACAATGCGGATGAATGGGCTGGCCGAAGCTCAGGGTCAGTTCCTGGGCCTGGGGTGGTTCGTGTGGGTGATGCCGTGCGCCTTCTTTATCTTCCTCACGGCGTCGTTGGCCGAAGGTGAGCGCGCCCCCTTCGACTTGCTCGAGGCCGAGAGCGAGATCGTGGCCGGGTTCAACATCGAGTATTCGGGCATGAAGTTCGCCTGGTTCTACCTGGCCTTCTTCCTCAATAGCTGGGTGTTGTCGGCCATTGCCACCACCATTTTTCTGGGTGGCTGGCAAGGCCCCTTTGTTGACCAAGTCCCGGCCCTGGGCGTCATCTATTTCTTCGCCAAGACGTTGGTCGTCTTCTGGATCCTGGCCTGGATCCGGGCCACTTTCCCGCGGTTGCGGATCGACCAGATGATGGGTTTCTGCTGGAAATTCCTGGTGCCTCTGGCCCTGGTCTTGTTCCTGGGCACCGCCATCATCCTCAAGTTGGAGTTGGGGCAGCCGTTCGAGGGCGTCGTCTTGTTGGTCTGGAATCTGGTGCTGTTGATCGGCGGCTTCTGGCTGTTGGGCCGGGCGCAGCGCCAGCAGGTCTACGCCTCGAAGCGAGCCTTCACGCCGGAACTCCCACGCATCTGA
- a CDS encoding NADH-quinone oxidoreductase subunit A, with amino-acid sequence MLDHYGFIGVMAVIALGFPFVGLGVAWLLRPRRPDPIKNSVYECGVETIGDTWVQFRAQYYLFALIFVIFDIEAMFLFPFAVAFDQVGLFAVVEAILFVVILAAGLIYAWRKGALEWQ; translated from the coding sequence ATGCTCGATCATTATGGGTTTATTGGCGTGATGGCGGTCATCGCCCTGGGTTTTCCTTTTGTTGGGTTGGGGGTGGCCTGGCTGTTGCGGCCACGACGCCCTGATCCGATCAAGAACTCGGTCTATGAATGCGGCGTCGAGACGATCGGCGACACCTGGGTGCAGTTCCGGGCGCAATACTATCTGTTTGCGCTGATCTTTGTCATCTTCGACATCGAGGCGATGTTCCTGTTCCCCTTTGCGGTCGCCTTCGATCAGGTCGGTTTGTTCGCCGTGGTCGAGGCGATCCTTTTCGTCGTCATCCTGGCCGCCGGCCTGATCTATGCCTGGCGCAAGGGTGCGCTGGAGTGGCAATAG
- a CDS encoding c-type cytochrome encodes MFSQTRFRILVCFLALAAGMMVGGAVAGATPPAPTGMVTMPTPEGWLLVPTLPASASQADRGGEVYRLVCSACHGGRGQGLTDEWRASWAPSDRNCWQSKCHAANHPPDGFVLPRTAPAIIGPGALAKFPTAADVHAFIAASMPWQQPGSLTDEEYWQLTAFLMRANGYGDLSLAPANAATVKLAAPAAAPSSPPEPVAVSPLVRPWSGMRWVLVLAAAAVVVGGVLVRGRRRARRQAGAVEAAASAGAAGRAQSP; translated from the coding sequence ATGTTTTCTCAGACCCGTTTTCGCATTCTCGTCTGCTTTTTGGCATTGGCGGCCGGGATGATGGTGGGGGGAGCGGTAGCCGGCGCCACGCCCCCTGCGCCTACCGGCATGGTGACGATGCCCACGCCCGAAGGCTGGCTCCTGGTTCCCACCCTCCCTGCCAGCGCCAGCCAGGCCGATCGCGGCGGCGAGGTCTATCGGCTGGTTTGCAGCGCCTGTCACGGCGGCCGGGGGCAGGGCCTGACCGACGAGTGGCGCGCCTCGTGGGCGCCATCCGACCGCAACTGCTGGCAATCCAAATGCCACGCCGCCAACCACCCGCCCGATGGCTTTGTCCTCCCGCGCACGGCGCCGGCCATCATCGGGCCGGGCGCGCTGGCGAAGTTCCCGACCGCGGCGGACGTTCATGCCTTCATCGCTGCAAGCATGCCCTGGCAGCAGCCCGGCAGCCTGACCGACGAAGAATACTGGCAACTGACAGCCTTTCTGATGCGGGCCAACGGCTACGGCGATCTCAGCCTGGCCCCGGCCAACGCCGCTACCGTCAAGCTGGCGGCGCCGGCTGCCGCCCCCTCCTCGCCACCAGAGCCGGTCGCTGTTTCGCCCCTTGTCAGGCCCTGGTCAGGCATGAGATGGGTTCTCGTTCTGGCGGCGGCAGCGGTCGTGGTCGGCGGCGTTCTGGTGCGCGGGCGCAGGCGGGCAAGGAGGCAGGCAGGCGCGGTTGAGGCGGCGGCCAGCGCCGGGGCCGCCGGCAGGGCGCAGTCACCATGA